The sequence ATCTACCAATGCGTCACGGGCGGCCTTGTCGTTCCAGGCAATCGCGGGCTTGCCCGGGTCGTCGTAATCGTGAGCAGTGCAGTGCTGTTCGATCACCGCTGCGGCGGCGGGAACCTCGCGGCGGACCCGCCGGATCGCGGCGATCAACTGAGTCACGGTGTCCTGAGTAGCCACCGCATCATCGAGGACGGTGGAATCCAACGCCCGCCGCGTCTTCTTGGCCAACACGCCGGTCTCGGTGACGACGGCTTTGACCGCCTCAAAGATTCGGTTCGGCCGAGCTGAGGCCGCCAGTCGGCGCCGCCAGTAGGTCAACGTCGTGGAGTGAAACGCCGGTGCGGTGATCGGCAATCCGCAGGCCGCCTTCCACCGCAGGTCAAAGGTGACCGCGTCGACGGTCTCGTTATCCGACAGGCCGTGCAGCGCCTGCAGGGTGATCACGCTGGCCATCACCTCAGCCGGAACACTGGGCCGACCCCGCCGCGAGGGAAACAGATCGGCGAACATCTCCTCAGGAAACAACTCACTCCGATGTGCGGACAGGAACGCAAACACACTGTCGGACTTCAGAAGATGCCCGGCCACCGACTCGGCATCCAACAACTCTCGCTGATCATCAGATCGACCCTGCACCATCTAATGATCCCGAAAACCCCAGCACAAGCACCCCCGCCACGCCGCAATAATTCAGCAGTCTCCTAGCCGGCCAGCGCGAAGTTCTCGGTGAGCGCCTCGACGACGGGGCGCCACACCGGCTCGGGAAGGTCGTGGCCCATGCCGTCGACGACGATGAACCGCGCGCCCGGGATCGCTTTCGCGAGGCTGCGGCCGTTGCGGGGCCGGACCATCGGGTCGTCGGTGCCATGGATGACGACGGTCGGCGCGCTGATGCGCCGCGTGTAACGCAGCAGGCTGCCAGTGCCCAAGATGGCGTCGAACTGGCGCATCATGCCCTGCGGGTAGTCGCTTCGCGCACGCAGATCCTCGACCCGCCTGCGCAGGGCGTCGACCGGCGGTAAGAAGTTGGGGCCGTTGATGATCGAGATGTTACGGATCTCAGCGGCGAGCCGCTCGTCGGCCGGCGCGTCCTTCGACGGCCCGCCGAACGCCAACTTGATCACCCGCCACCGCGGCACCGCCGACAGCAGCCGGTTCGAACTCGACATGATCAACCCGAGGGAGGCCACCCGGTCGGCGTGGTTGCCCGCGAGCACCTGCGCGATCATTCCGCCCATCGATGCGCCGACGACGTGCGCGCGTTCGATGCCGAGGTGGTCGAGCAGACCCTTCGCGTCGACGGCCATGTCCACCAGCGTGTAGGGCACCTCGCTGCGGCGGCCCGTGACATGGCGAACCACCCGCGGATACACCGAGCCGTCAGCCTTGAGGCCGTGCAGCTTGGTCGACAGCCCGGTGTCGCGATGGTCGAACCGGATCACGCGGTGCCCCTCTTCGACAAGGCGTGCGCAGAACCCGTCCGGCCACATCGGCAGCTGCGCGCCGACGCCCATGATCAGCAGGATGGGCGCGGCGTCGGGGTTGCCTCGCGCACCCGAGGAGCGGGACGGGCGCAGATCCTCGTAGAACAATTCGACGTCACCGCACGACGCCGTCCCGCTGCGGGTTTGCATCTCACATTTCTACGCTGTCGCTTTCCACGGCTTGATCCAGTCCGTCTCCGGCCAGCCGAGAATGCCTGCCATCAACTCGTACATGGTTGCGCCGTCGATGGATTCGCGGACGATGTCGCAGTGTCCAGCATGGCGGGTCAACTCCTCGACGAGGTGCATGGCGACCCATCGCACGTTCCAGAAGTCCAGGTTCTGCGGGAACCACGGCACATCGTGCGGGACGGGCACCTGGGTGTCGAGGTCAGCCTCAGCGAAGACGCGCAGTGTCTCCTCGTTCTGCGCCCGCAGTGTGCCGAGCAGTTCGTCGAGCGTCTCATCGTCGCGCATCACGTACTGATCCTCGTATTCTGCGGCCTGTTCCTCGAAGGGCCGGTCGTCACGAGGCGGTGAATCCGGTGCCGCCTTCACTCGCGCCATCCAGCTGTGCTGAACGCCTGCCGCATGTTTGATGAGGCCGCCGATCGACAGCGCGCTCACCGACGGTTTCGACCGTGCCTGTTCATCGGTCAGCCCGTAGGCAACCGCGAAGAACGCGTCCTGGTTGAAACGCAGAAAATTGATCAGCGTCTGTTTCTCGTCGCTGGCGGGTGGGGGCATTCCCTCCATCGCCTACTTCTCCTTCTTGTCGGGGTTGTTGGCGTAAAGATCTCGGATACAGGCGATTTCGGCGCCGTGGTGGATCATCTCGCGATTGATGTGCAGAACAAGGGCGATGAACGGGTAGTCGGCGTACGGGCCCTCGGCGGGTCCGCACGGCCGATACAGCTCGTCATCGGTGAGCGCACGCACACCCGCCATCCATTTCCCGTAGGCATCGTCGAGTTGGGCCAGCGCGGTTACGGCGTCGGTCGCGTAGGACCAGCTCTGGTAGTCGGCCTGCGGGCCGTCGAAGTGCGAGTGGTTACGCATGGCCAGCACGCCGACGATGACGTGCGCGAGCCGCCACGCGATCGTGGTGAACGGCGCAGGCGCAGGTTCCGGGTAGTGAAAGTCGATCGTGCCGTCAGGATGCACGGTCCAGCAGTTCGGCACCGGCGCCCAGAAGTACTCGTCGTCGGTCAGGCCGTCGAGCCGCGGTCGCAACTGGTGGGTCCAGTGGAAATCGAGCTGGTCGGCGAGTTGGTCGGTGATCACTGTGTCCGATGTCGCCGCCGGAGCGGCTCCGGTGTCGTTCGTCTTCGAGCTCATGGAACCAACCTCTCATCCTTTTAGGACAGTTTCTGTCCTAAGACTGTGCGAGCCTGAGAACGTGTCCGAAACGACCAGCCGGGTGCTGCAGCTTCTCGGCCTGCTGCAGTCGCGCCGCGTCTGGTCGGGTGAGGAGCTCGCCGAGCGTCTCGGCGTCACCACCCGAAGCGTTCGCCGAGACGTCGAAAGGCTACGTGACCTCGGCTATCCGGTGCTCGCCAGCAAGGGGCACGGCGGCGGCTATCAACTCGGCGCAGGCGCCGCATTGCCACCGCTGCTGCTCGACCCCGACGAAGCCGTCGCGATGGCGGTCTGCCTGCGCCTGGCCGCGGGCGGCAGTGTCGCGGGCGTCGGCGAGTCGGCGCTTCGCGCGCTGAGCAAGCTGGATCAGGTGATGCCGTCGCGGCTGCGGTCGCAGGTCTCGGCCGTGCACGAGGCCACCGTCACACTTGCCTGGAATTCGTCCGACTCGCCCGTGGAACCCGAGGTGCTGATGACCCTGGCCCGTGCCTGCCGCGACCGCGAGCACGTCTCGGCGGCCTACGTCGACCGGGCGGGCAATGCCACCGACCGCAGGCTGGAGCCCTATCAGCTGGTGACGACGGGAAAGCGCTGGTATCTGTTGGCGTTCGACCGCGACCGCGACGACTGGCGAAGCCTGCGCCTTGACCGGATGGCTGGCGTCCGCGCACGCGGAAGCACGTTCGTGCCAAGGGACGCTCCCGACGCAGCGGCGTACGTCCGGCGTTCGATCAGCGCCTCGCCGTACCGCCATGTCGCGCGGGTCCGCTACTCCGCATCCGAACAATCTGTCGCACAACACTTCTCGCCGTCATCGGTGAACATCGAGGCCGACGGTCCCGACGCATGCATCGTCACCGCCGGTGCGGACGACCCGGAGCGGATGGTGTTCTACTTCGCGACCGTCGGAGCGGACTTCGAGGTGCTCGAACCGCCCGAGGTCGTCGACGCGGTCGCGACGGTCGCCGACCGGTTGCGGCGCGCGACCAGCAACCCGTGACGCTCGCGTTTGGCCGCGGATCCACGCAGGCGCAACCGCAGTAGCAGCAGTCGGCGGTGTGCCTCGAAGCCCATCGACAGCGGGTCTGACCAGGTCCTGGGGCCGCCTGACGTCTTACGTTCAGTCGTCATGATTTCTCCATTGTGGCATCTCGCCGCAGAGGTTGCAGGCGGCGCGCCGTGGCCTGCGCGGCGGACATCGTCCGAAATGAACTGTGGCTCAACGGGGCTCAACGTCATGGCGACGGAAAGGCATCTGTGGCATGCATCGAGTGTGACAATCCTCACCCATGCGACGTCAGTCGGTGATGCCCAACCGGTCGGTGAGGACGAGAAACGCCACCGCAAAGTCGTTTTCACCGGTGCCTGCCCGCAGCCTGTCCCAGTCCACCTGTTCGCGAACTGCCCGAACAGCGGGTAATAGCGCCGCGAAATCACAGTGGTGCTCGTTGAGCGAGTTCAGCTTCTCGATGAGCACGTGCGTCGGCGACAGCACCGGCATCCGGATCGCGAGTACGTCGAGCTCCTCGGCGTCGGCGATGTCGTCAGCGGTCACCGGCGTCCCGTTGAGCTGGTGCAGCACATCGATGACGAACTGCTGATCGACACACGCCTTGAAAAGCCAGTCCTCCGGCGTTCGGTCGATGCGGAAACCGGCCTTCTCCAGGGTCAATGCCGCCGCCTCCGTGTCCGGTTCTGCGACCACGAAGTCGACGTCGTGAAAAGGCTCTGGGCCGCCGTACGCCCACAGCGCGTAGCTTCCGGCCAGCGCGAACTCCGGACCGTGCGCCTTGAACGCAGAGGCCGCGCGCTTGAGCGCCTCGCGCAGGTCGATCTCCGTCATCGTGGGTACTTAGTACCCATGCGGATGGCCACCTTCAACATCCTGCACGGACGAAGTGTTCACGACGGCGCGGTCGAGCTGGACCGGCTCGAGGAATCCGTTCGGCAGCTCGACGCCGATGTGCTCGCTCTGCAGGAGGTCGACTGCGATCAGCCACGGTCGGCGATGGCCGATCTGACGGCGATCGCCGCCGAGGCCATGGGCGCGGTGGCGCACCGGTTCGTCGCGGCGATCTCGGGCACACCGGGGGCGACGTGGATGTCGGCGACCGGCCGCGAACAGCCCGGCACGGCGGCCTACGGCATCGCGCTGCTGTCCCGTTTCCCCGTGCAGAGCTGGCAGGTGGTGCGGCTGCCGCGCATCCCGATAACTTTCCCGATGTATCTCCGCGAGCCCGGCAAGGTGCTCATGGTGCACGAGGAGGCGCGCGCGGCTGTGGTGGCACAGGTGGACACCCCGCTGGGCCCGATTAGCGTCGGCAACACCCATCTGTCGTTCGTGCCCCGCTGGAACCGGCTTCAGCTGCGCCACCTCGTCCGCGACATGCGCGGGTTTCCCGGCCCACGCGTGCTGATGGGCGACCTCAACATGACTGCGCCGAAGTTCGAGCGCTGGGTCGGGCTGCGCGCCCTCGGCGTGGGCCCGACCTTCCCGTCCGAACAGCCGAGCCGTCAGCTCGACCACATCCTCACCGACGATCCGACACTTCGCGCCGACGAAAGCCTGGCCGTCGAGTTACCGATCTCCGACCACCGCGCGCTCGTTGTGGACGTTTCCCGGCCGTAACTACGTAGGGTGGCGGAGGTGACGTTCGGCGTGACCTCCGCGGAGTCGATGGACCTCTTCACCGGGCCGCCGGATGCGCCGTTGCAAATCGTCAGAGTCACCCACACCGGCGCATCGTCGCCGATCTTCGTCGAGGGCGAGGGTCTTGTCACGCCCGAGCCGCCGACCGCGGGCGCGGCCGGGGTGGTCGAGGTGCCGGTGGCGGTCCGCGATCCCGTGCCCGGTGAGCGTCGGGCGGCGCGTGTGCACTGCGACGGCACCGCCACCGGCTTCGAGTTCGTCGTCGCCGAACCGGGCTGGACGATGTTCATGGTCAGCCATTTCCATTACGACCCGGTGTGGTGGAACACCCAAGCCGCCTACACCAGCCTGTGGACCGAGGAGCCGCCGGGTCGCTGCAGGCAGACCAACGGCTTCAACCTGGTGGCCGCGCACCTCGAAATGGCGCGCAGGGACCCGGAATATAAGTTCGTGCTGGCCGAGGTCGACTACCTCAAGCCGTACTGGGACACCCACCCCGAAGACCGCACCGACCTCCGCCGGTTCATCGACGAGGGCCGCGTCGAGATCATGGGCGGCACCTACAACGAGCCGAACACCAACCTGACCAGTGCCGAGACGACCATCCGAAACTTCGTTCAAGGCATCGGATTCCAACGTGACGTGGTGGGCGCCGAGCCGGCGACGGCGTGGCAGCTCGACGCGTTCGGCCATGATCCCCAGTTCCCGGGTATGGCGGCCGACGCGGGTCTGACGTCCAGCTCATGGGCGCGCGGCCCGCACCATCAGTGGGGCCCGATGCAGAACCAGGGCGATCCCGAGCGCATGCAGTTCTCCAGTGAGTTCGAGTGGGTGTCGCCGTCCGGCCGCGGCGTGCTGACCCACTACATGCCCGCGCACTATTCGGCGGGCTGGTGGATGGACTCCTCGGCCACGCTGCTAGAGGCCGAGACCGCGACCTATGAGCTGTTCTCGACGTTGAAGAAGGTCGCGCTGACGCGCAACGTGCTGCTGCCCGTCGGAACCGACTACACGCCGCCGAACAAGTGGGTCACCGAGATTCATCGCGACTGGAACGACCGCTACACCTGGCCGCGGTTCGTCTGCGGGCTGCCGAGCGAGTTCTTCGCATCGGTGCGAGCCGAACTGGACGAGCGCGGGATCGAACCGTCACCGCAGACCCGTGACATGAACCCGATCTACACCGGCAAGGACGTCTCCTACATCGACACCAAGCAGGCCAACCGCGACGCCGAGAACGCGGTCCTGGACGGCGAGCGCTTCGCCGTGTTCGCCGGGCTGCTCGGTGGCGCCACCTATCCGCAGGCAGCGCTGGAGAAGGCCTGGGTTCAGCTCGTCTAC is a genomic window of Mycobacterium sp. ITM-2016-00318 containing:
- a CDS encoding alpha/beta fold hydrolase — protein: MQTRSGTASCGDVELFYEDLRPSRSSGARGNPDAAPILLIMGVGAQLPMWPDGFCARLVEEGHRVIRFDHRDTGLSTKLHGLKADGSVYPRVVRHVTGRRSEVPYTLVDMAVDAKGLLDHLGIERAHVVGASMGGMIAQVLAGNHADRVASLGLIMSSSNRLLSAVPRWRVIKLAFGGPSKDAPADERLAAEIRNISIINGPNFLPPVDALRRRVEDLRARSDYPQGMMRQFDAILGTGSLLRYTRRISAPTVVIHGTDDPMVRPRNGRSLAKAIPGARFIVVDGMGHDLPEPVWRPVVEALTENFALAG
- a CDS encoding DinB family protein — its product is MEGMPPPASDEKQTLINFLRFNQDAFFAVAYGLTDEQARSKPSVSALSIGGLIKHAAGVQHSWMARVKAAPDSPPRDDRPFEEQAAEYEDQYVMRDDETLDELLGTLRAQNEETLRVFAEADLDTQVPVPHDVPWFPQNLDFWNVRWVAMHLVEELTRHAGHCDIVRESIDGATMYELMAGILGWPETDWIKPWKATA
- a CDS encoding DinB family protein, whose product is MSSKTNDTGAAPAATSDTVITDQLADQLDFHWTHQLRPRLDGLTDDEYFWAPVPNCWTVHPDGTIDFHYPEPAPAPFTTIAWRLAHVIVGVLAMRNHSHFDGPQADYQSWSYATDAVTALAQLDDAYGKWMAGVRALTDDELYRPCGPAEGPYADYPFIALVLHINREMIHHGAEIACIRDLYANNPDKKEK
- a CDS encoding YafY family protein; amino-acid sequence: MSETTSRVLQLLGLLQSRRVWSGEELAERLGVTTRSVRRDVERLRDLGYPVLASKGHGGGYQLGAGAALPPLLLDPDEAVAMAVCLRLAAGGSVAGVGESALRALSKLDQVMPSRLRSQVSAVHEATVTLAWNSSDSPVEPEVLMTLARACRDREHVSAAYVDRAGNATDRRLEPYQLVTTGKRWYLLAFDRDRDDWRSLRLDRMAGVRARGSTFVPRDAPDAAAYVRRSISASPYRHVARVRYSASEQSVAQHFSPSSVNIEADGPDACIVTAGADDPERMVFYFATVGADFEVLEPPEVVDAVATVADRLRRATSNP
- a CDS encoding endonuclease/exonuclease/phosphatase family protein — translated: MRMATFNILHGRSVHDGAVELDRLEESVRQLDADVLALQEVDCDQPRSAMADLTAIAAEAMGAVAHRFVAAISGTPGATWMSATGREQPGTAAYGIALLSRFPVQSWQVVRLPRIPITFPMYLREPGKVLMVHEEARAAVVAQVDTPLGPISVGNTHLSFVPRWNRLQLRHLVRDMRGFPGPRVLMGDLNMTAPKFERWVGLRALGVGPTFPSEQPSRQLDHILTDDPTLRADESLAVELPISDHRALVVDVSRP